In the genome of Acidimicrobiia bacterium, one region contains:
- a CDS encoding phosphatidylinositol mannoside acyltransferase — MADGRAAVRSDLETPGVVREALGYYAYRFLSGAFGLLPAGVVRRVGFGLGWLGSFIARDRFRMAQRHQARVGGEGPDLRRRARLVFAHYGRYWAETFWLRPRRHHSILERTTLEGVERLHAAIATGRGVIVALPHTGNWEVAGLRAAAEGARVLAVAEDLGNQRIVDWFVAMRNMMDIDIVIARKGGRVTRDLLERLGAGGVIALLADRDVTGRGVEAEFFGEITTMPAGPVALADRTGAVLLPVGIYFGAGDHHRFVIHPAMGIPAGDTAEERVRLGVAKLAGILEEIIRVAPEQWHLIVPNWASDRASS, encoded by the coding sequence ATGGCTGACGGTCGTGCAGCGGTTCGCTCAGACCTGGAGACGCCTGGCGTCGTGAGAGAGGCCCTCGGCTACTACGCCTACCGGTTCCTCTCCGGCGCGTTCGGACTGCTGCCTGCTGGCGTGGTGAGGCGGGTCGGGTTCGGCCTCGGCTGGCTGGGCTCGTTCATCGCCCGCGATCGGTTTCGCATGGCCCAGCGGCACCAGGCGCGGGTCGGTGGCGAGGGGCCTGACCTGCGGCGCCGAGCCCGATTGGTTTTCGCCCACTACGGCCGGTACTGGGCCGAGACCTTCTGGCTTCGCCCGAGACGCCATCACTCCATTCTGGAGCGGACCACCCTCGAGGGAGTGGAGCGTCTCCACGCCGCCATCGCCACCGGGCGCGGGGTGATCGTCGCCCTTCCCCACACGGGGAACTGGGAGGTGGCGGGACTCCGGGCAGCCGCCGAAGGGGCGCGGGTGCTCGCCGTCGCCGAAGACCTGGGCAACCAGCGGATCGTCGACTGGTTTGTCGCCATGCGCAACATGATGGACATCGACATCGTGATCGCTCGCAAGGGGGGCCGTGTCACCCGCGACCTCCTCGAGCGTCTCGGGGCCGGAGGGGTGATCGCCCTGCTCGCCGACCGCGACGTCACCGGACGCGGCGTCGAGGCCGAGTTCTTCGGTGAGATCACGACGATGCCTGCTGGTCCCGTGGCCCTCGCCGATCGCACCGGGGCCGTGCTGTTGCCGGTGGGCATCTACTTCGGTGCCGGAGACCACCACCGGTTCGTCATCCATCCTGCCATGGGGATCCCGGCGGGGGACACCGCAGAGGAGAGGGTCCGCCTCGGCGTGGCGAAACTGGCAGGAATCCTGGAGGAGATCATCCGTGTCGCCCCGGAGCAGTGGCATCTGATCGTCCCCAACTGGGCTTCGGATCGGGCGTCGTCGTGA
- a CDS encoding glycosyltransferase family 4 protein — protein MASDRPQLGFGSGVVVRIAVVCPYAFDAHGGVQDQVERLVRWLGEEGHEAWAVAPGSGGPPGTRTVGAWRSVPGNRARAPIAVDPRAVRRVAEAVADADVVHVHEPFMPMVSLGALLAETPPVVATFHADPGKVGRRLYRLARPLMRRVAGRIAVATAVSRVAASAITGVPRVRIIPNGIDLDRFDPEALAIPGRVLFIGRDEPRKGLDVLLQAWPRILRDVPGATLRVVGSERDSGPVGVTFLGRLGAEEKAIELGRCQVLVAPNLGGESFGLVVLEGLAAGRAVVASALPAFAAVAGDSAVLVPPHDPVVLARAVADLLVDPAAARRLGDRAAARAAAFGRETVLGAYIAAYRDAMAHSG, from the coding sequence GTGGCATCTGATCGTCCCCAACTGGGCTTCGGATCGGGCGTCGTCGTGAGGATCGCCGTCGTCTGCCCGTACGCCTTCGATGCCCACGGGGGAGTGCAGGACCAGGTGGAGAGGCTGGTTCGATGGCTCGGCGAGGAGGGGCACGAGGCCTGGGCGGTGGCTCCCGGATCGGGGGGTCCTCCGGGGACCAGGACCGTCGGTGCCTGGCGCTCGGTTCCGGGAAACCGCGCCCGCGCCCCGATCGCCGTCGATCCGCGTGCGGTTCGGCGCGTGGCCGAGGCCGTCGCCGACGCCGATGTGGTCCACGTCCATGAGCCTTTCATGCCGATGGTGTCGCTGGGGGCACTGCTGGCGGAGACACCCCCCGTCGTGGCCACGTTCCATGCCGATCCGGGCAAGGTGGGAAGGCGCCTCTATCGGCTGGCGCGTCCGCTGATGCGGCGGGTCGCCGGCCGCATCGCCGTGGCCACCGCGGTGAGTCGGGTGGCTGCTTCGGCGATCACGGGAGTTCCCCGGGTGAGGATCATTCCCAACGGCATCGATCTCGACCGGTTCGATCCCGAGGCGCTGGCGATCCCGGGGCGGGTGCTGTTCATCGGCCGGGACGAGCCCCGCAAGGGCCTCGATGTGTTGCTCCAGGCCTGGCCGCGGATACTGCGCGATGTTCCCGGTGCCACCCTGCGCGTCGTCGGTTCGGAGCGGGACTCGGGGCCCGTGGGTGTGACCTTCCTCGGGCGCCTGGGAGCCGAGGAGAAGGCGATCGAACTCGGGCGGTGCCAGGTGCTGGTCGCTCCCAACCTGGGGGGAGAGAGTTTCGGGCTGGTGGTGCTGGAGGGCCTGGCTGCTGGGCGCGCCGTGGTCGCCTCGGCACTGCCCGCATTCGCCGCCGTCGCCGGCGACTCGGCCGTTCTGGTACCGCCTCACGACCCGGTGGTGCTGGCAAGGGCGGTGGCCGACCTGCTGGTCGATCCGGCCGCGGCGAGGCGACTGGGGGACAGGGCGGCAGCGCGGGCCGCCGCCTTCGGGCGCGAGACGGTGCTCGGCGCCTACATCGCCGCATATCGGGATGCCATGGCCCACTCTGGTTGA
- the pdxS gene encoding pyridoxal 5'-phosphate synthase lyase subunit PdxS gives MLKGGVIMDVTTADQARIAEEAGAVAVMALERVPADIRRDGGVARMADPSRVEEIISAVSIPVMAKVRIGHFVEARILQALGVDYIDESEVLTPADEAHHVDKWQFTVPFVCGARDLGEALRRIGEGAAMIRTKGEAGTGNVVEAVRHMRAVTGGIRRLQALDPEQLMSEARDLGAPFDLVQEVASTGRLPVVNFAAGGIATPADAALMMQLGCDGVFVGSGVFKSEDPSPRARAIVEATTYHSDPQILAKVSRGLGEPMVGIEMDRLADEDRLARRGW, from the coding sequence ATGCTGAAGGGCGGCGTCATCATGGACGTCACCACGGCGGATCAGGCCCGCATCGCCGAGGAGGCCGGAGCGGTGGCGGTGATGGCCTTGGAGCGGGTGCCGGCCGACATCCGTCGCGATGGGGGGGTGGCCCGGATGGCCGACCCTTCGCGGGTGGAGGAGATCATTTCCGCCGTGTCGATCCCGGTCATGGCCAAGGTGCGGATCGGCCACTTCGTCGAAGCGCGGATCCTGCAGGCTCTCGGGGTCGACTACATAGACGAGTCCGAGGTGCTGACCCCGGCCGACGAGGCACACCACGTCGACAAGTGGCAGTTCACCGTCCCCTTCGTCTGTGGAGCGCGCGACCTGGGCGAGGCGCTGCGTCGCATCGGTGAGGGCGCCGCCATGATCCGAACCAAGGGCGAGGCGGGGACCGGCAACGTGGTGGAGGCGGTGCGCCACATGCGCGCCGTGACCGGAGGGATTCGACGGTTGCAGGCACTCGACCCCGAGCAGCTCATGTCGGAGGCCCGTGATCTGGGGGCGCCGTTCGATCTGGTGCAGGAGGTCGCCTCCACCGGACGGCTGCCGGTGGTGAACTTCGCCGCCGGTGGGATCGCCACCCCGGCCGATGCAGCCCTGATGATGCAGCTCGGCTGTGACGGTGTCTTCGTCGGGTCCGGCGTCTTCAAGAGCGAAGATCCGTCACCGAGGGCGCGTGCCATCGTCGAGGCCACCACCTATCACTCCGATCCCCAGATCCTGGCCAAGGTGTCGCGTGGGCTGGGAGAGCCGATGGTGGGCATCGAGATGGACCGGCTCGCCGACGAGGATCGTCTGGCCCGCCGGGGCTGGTGA
- the pdxT gene encoding pyridoxal 5'-phosphate synthase glutaminase subunit PdxT: protein MRVGVLALQGDFREHAAALKAIGAQPVLVRLPRDLAGLEGLVIPGGESTTIGKLADRYGLVEPLREAIGSGLPTLGTCAGLIFLAAATTEEQPQVQLGVLDVVVQRNAFGSQVASFEADLDIAGQKEPMRAVFIRAPWIVKVGSGVEVLAEVDGHPVMVREGAVIGTSFHPELTRDGRVHRMMFESG, encoded by the coding sequence ATGCGCGTCGGGGTTCTCGCCCTTCAGGGCGACTTCCGGGAGCACGCCGCCGCCCTGAAGGCGATCGGCGCCCAACCGGTGCTGGTCCGTCTGCCCCGGGATCTTGCCGGTCTGGAGGGGCTGGTGATCCCGGGCGGCGAGAGCACCACCATCGGGAAGCTCGCCGATCGGTACGGTCTGGTGGAGCCGCTCCGTGAGGCCATCGGGTCGGGCCTCCCCACGCTCGGCACCTGCGCCGGGCTCATCTTCCTGGCGGCGGCGACCACCGAGGAGCAGCCGCAGGTTCAGCTCGGGGTTCTCGACGTCGTGGTGCAGCGCAATGCATTCGGGTCTCAGGTGGCCTCCTTCGAGGCAGACCTCGACATCGCTGGACAGAAGGAGCCGATGAGGGCGGTGTTCATCCGCGCTCCCTGGATCGTGAAGGTGGGTTCGGGTGTGGAGGTGCTGGCCGAGGTCGACGGGCACCCGGTGATGGTTCGCGAGGGCGCAGTGATCGGGACCTCGTTCCACCCCGAGCTCACCCGGGATGGCAGGGTCCATCGGATGATGTTCGAGAGCGGGTAG
- a CDS encoding YebC/PmpR family DNA-binding transcriptional regulator — MSGHSKWSTIKHKKGAKDAQRGKLFAKLARAVEVAAREGGGDPDANATLAQAVAKAKAASMPNDNIDRAIKRGAGEIGGAAYEEVWYEGYGPGGVAVFVQVLTDNRNRAASDVRTAFSRAGGNLGEPGSVAYLFSQCGYLLAAGDEDAILLASLDAGAEDVRPGDGEHEVICPPGLLFQVQAAMEEAGIEVRAAEVTWLPSTTIRLDEAGARAVLRLVDALEDLDDVQTVFANFDISDEVMAAVAG; from the coding sequence ATGTCGGGTCACTCGAAGTGGTCGACGATCAAGCACAAGAAGGGTGCCAAGGACGCCCAGCGGGGCAAGCTGTTCGCCAAGCTGGCACGCGCCGTGGAGGTGGCAGCACGAGAGGGAGGCGGCGATCCCGATGCCAACGCCACCCTGGCGCAGGCGGTGGCCAAGGCCAAGGCGGCTTCCATGCCCAACGACAACATCGACCGGGCGATCAAGCGCGGGGCGGGCGAGATCGGCGGCGCCGCATACGAGGAGGTCTGGTACGAGGGGTACGGTCCGGGCGGTGTTGCGGTGTTCGTGCAGGTGCTCACCGACAACCGGAACCGCGCCGCCTCCGACGTCCGGACGGCCTTCAGCCGCGCCGGCGGAAACCTGGGCGAGCCTGGTTCGGTGGCGTACCTGTTCAGCCAGTGCGGCTATCTGCTCGCCGCAGGTGACGAGGACGCCATCCTGCTCGCCTCGCTGGATGCAGGTGCCGAGGACGTGCGTCCCGGCGACGGCGAGCACGAGGTGATCTGCCCGCCGGGACTCCTCTTCCAGGTGCAGGCCGCCATGGAGGAAGCCGGGATCGAGGTACGCGCCGCCGAGGTCACCTGGCTGCCGTCCACCACCATCCGCCTGGATGAGGCAGGCGCCCGGGCGGTTCTCCGGCTGGTGGATGCCCTCGAGGACCTCGACGACGTACAGACCGTCTTCGCCAACTTCGACATCTCCGACGAGGTGATGGCGGCGGTCGCAGGCTGA
- the ruvC gene encoding crossover junction endodeoxyribonuclease RuvC, translating into MFVLGIDPGLSTLGYGVIEGGSVVRPVAVGVIRTDPALATSVRLQELAGDLEAIIAEYRPDQAAIEEVFVNRNLHSALGVGRASGVAILLAARAGMEVHEYTPTEVKKAVTGRGDASKAQVQHMVARRLGLAAAPAPADAADALAVALCHLQTFASLRAGGRR; encoded by the coding sequence ATGTTCGTCCTCGGCATCGACCCGGGCCTCTCCACATTGGGGTATGGAGTGATCGAGGGGGGCTCGGTGGTCCGTCCCGTCGCCGTGGGCGTGATCCGCACCGATCCGGCTCTCGCCACCTCCGTCCGGCTGCAGGAGTTGGCAGGCGACCTCGAGGCGATCATCGCCGAGTACCGTCCCGATCAGGCTGCCATCGAGGAGGTGTTCGTGAATCGAAACCTTCACTCGGCCCTGGGCGTGGGGCGGGCTTCGGGGGTCGCCATCCTGTTGGCGGCTCGGGCGGGGATGGAAGTGCACGAGTACACACCTACCGAGGTGAAGAAGGCGGTCACCGGCCGGGGTGACGCCTCCAAGGCTCAGGTGCAACACATGGTGGCGCGAAGACTCGGTCTCGCCGCCGCCCCGGCTCCCGCCGACGCCGCCGACGCCCTGGCCGTCGCCTTGTGCCATCTGCAGACCTTTGCCTCTCTGCGTGCCGGAGGCCGACGGTGA
- the ruvA gene encoding Holliday junction branch migration protein RuvA: MIGRLRGLVAGRHGEGALIEVDGVGYEVAMPGRDLALLPAVGEEAVVHTHLHVREDVMALYGFAGEDGRNLFRLLIATSGVGPKLALAILGVLPPERLRAAVLAEDVDALTQVPGIGTRSAQKLVLDLRARLALPAGDIPGPGGMAEVRRALEGLGYDASEIREAIDGLEGDDPQALLKSALQRLGRR, translated from the coding sequence GTGATCGGCCGCCTGAGGGGGCTGGTAGCCGGCCGTCACGGTGAGGGTGCTCTCATCGAAGTGGATGGCGTCGGCTACGAGGTCGCCATGCCGGGGCGCGACCTCGCTCTGCTGCCCGCCGTCGGGGAGGAGGCGGTGGTGCACACCCACCTCCACGTTCGCGAGGATGTGATGGCCCTCTACGGCTTCGCCGGCGAGGATGGACGGAACCTCTTCCGCCTCCTGATCGCCACCAGCGGAGTCGGCCCCAAGCTGGCGCTGGCGATTCTCGGGGTGTTGCCGCCGGAGAGGCTGCGGGCCGCCGTCCTCGCCGAGGACGTCGATGCCCTCACCCAGGTCCCCGGCATCGGCACCCGCAGTGCTCAGAAGCTGGTGCTCGACCTTCGGGCGCGACTCGCCCTCCCCGCCGGCGACATTCCAGGGCCTGGCGGCATGGCCGAGGTGCGCCGGGCACTCGAGGGTCTCGGGTACGACGCTTCCGAGATTCGAGAGGCGATCGACGGTCTCGAGGGTGACGACCCACAGGCCTTGCTCAAGTCCGCACTGCAGCGTCTGGGCCGGAGATGA
- the ruvB gene encoding Holliday junction branch migration DNA helicase RuvB, with translation MREEGLLAARPGPEEAAFEAGLRPGTLDEFIGQDDLKERLSILIEAARQRGEPLDHVLFSGPPGLGKTTLASILADGMAAQFRGTSGPALERAGDLAAILSNLGPGDVMFIDEIHRLPRQVEEILYTAMEDFHLDVVVGKGAGASSIRLDLPPFTLIGATTRVGRVSAPLRDRFGYVARIDYYQAVELESVVRRSAGLLEIPIADSGAAAIALRSRGTPRIANRLLRRVRDFASVRAGGVIDDGTARRALEVFEVDPAGLDRIDRAILEAVILKFGGGPVGLSTLAIAVSEETQTVEDAYEPFLLQMGFLQRTPRGRIATRLAYEHLGLEAPGVDHQGRLL, from the coding sequence ATGAGGGAGGAGGGCCTCCTGGCGGCGCGTCCCGGCCCCGAGGAGGCCGCCTTCGAGGCCGGATTGCGTCCGGGGACCCTCGACGAGTTCATCGGACAGGACGACCTCAAGGAGCGTCTCTCGATCCTCATCGAGGCGGCACGCCAGCGGGGTGAGCCTCTCGACCATGTCCTCTTCAGCGGGCCGCCGGGTCTGGGCAAGACCACCCTGGCTTCCATCCTCGCCGATGGCATGGCGGCCCAGTTTCGGGGGACCTCGGGCCCTGCCCTCGAGCGGGCAGGCGACCTCGCCGCCATCCTGTCGAACCTGGGCCCCGGCGATGTGATGTTCATCGACGAGATCCACCGGCTTCCCCGCCAGGTCGAGGAGATCCTGTACACGGCGATGGAGGACTTCCACCTCGACGTCGTGGTGGGCAAGGGTGCCGGGGCCAGCTCGATCCGTCTCGACCTGCCGCCCTTCACCCTGATCGGTGCCACCACGCGAGTGGGGAGGGTGTCGGCGCCTCTGCGCGACCGCTTCGGATACGTGGCGCGCATCGACTACTACCAGGCGGTGGAGCTGGAGTCGGTGGTGAGGCGGTCGGCCGGCCTACTCGAGATCCCGATTGCCGACAGTGGGGCCGCCGCCATCGCCCTGCGTTCTCGCGGCACGCCGCGAATCGCCAACCGCCTCCTGCGGCGGGTGCGCGACTTCGCATCGGTTCGGGCAGGTGGCGTCATCGACGACGGCACCGCCCGGCGGGCCCTCGAGGTCTTCGAGGTCGACCCGGCCGGGCTCGATCGGATCGACCGCGCCATCCTCGAGGCGGTGATCCTCAAGTTCGGCGGTGGTCCGGTGGGTCTGTCCACGCTGGCGATCGCCGTCAGCGAGGAGACCCAGACCGTCGAGGACGCCTACGAGCCGTTCCTGCTGCAGATGGGGTTCCTGCAGCGCACGCCTCGCGGCCGGATCGCCACCCGGCTCGCCTATGAGCACCTGGGGCTGGAGGCCCCCGGCGTCGACCATCAGGGCAGGCTCCTCTAG
- the queA gene encoding tRNA preQ1(34) S-adenosylmethionine ribosyltransferase-isomerase QueA, giving the protein MDTAEFRYELPATSIAQEAVEPRHAARLLDTRDLGDHRFSDLPGLLREGDLVVVNHTRVRRARLRGRRLTGGAVELLVLSPVGDGRWEALARPARRLRAGTEIEVGGSRVVVEDDPVEGRVVLRSSSGDLEREMERTGEVPLPPYFTGHLEDPERYQTVYARRPGSAAAPTAGLHFTGAVLDALSRRGVAVTGIELEVGLDTFRPITEDRVEAHEMHSERLVVDEATVAAVEETRRSGGRVVAVGTTVVRALESAATDGILRPLDARTDLFIRPGHRFRVVDLLVTNFHVPGSTLVVLVAAFMGERWRQAYQVALERGYRFLSFGDAMLAERSP; this is encoded by the coding sequence ATGGACACCGCCGAATTCCGCTACGAGCTGCCCGCGACCTCGATCGCCCAGGAGGCGGTCGAGCCCCGGCACGCGGCGCGCCTCCTCGACACCAGGGATCTCGGAGATCACCGCTTCTCCGATCTCCCTGGCCTTCTCCGGGAGGGGGATCTGGTCGTCGTGAACCACACCCGGGTGAGGAGGGCCCGCCTGCGGGGCAGGCGCCTCACCGGTGGTGCGGTCGAGCTGCTGGTGCTCTCTCCGGTCGGAGACGGCAGGTGGGAGGCCCTGGCCCGGCCGGCGCGCCGGCTGCGCGCCGGCACCGAGATCGAGGTGGGAGGGTCGAGGGTGGTGGTCGAGGATGATCCGGTCGAGGGAAGGGTGGTGCTTCGATCGTCGAGCGGGGATCTCGAACGGGAGATGGAGCGAACCGGCGAGGTGCCGCTGCCTCCCTACTTCACCGGTCATCTCGAGGATCCGGAGCGATATCAGACGGTGTACGCCAGACGCCCGGGGTCGGCGGCCGCCCCCACCGCCGGGCTCCACTTCACCGGGGCGGTGCTCGACGCCCTGTCGCGGCGTGGGGTCGCGGTGACTGGCATCGAGTTGGAGGTCGGGCTCGACACCTTCCGCCCGATCACCGAAGATCGGGTCGAGGCCCATGAGATGCACAGCGAGCGCCTGGTCGTGGACGAGGCGACGGTCGCCGCCGTCGAAGAGACACGCAGGAGCGGCGGCCGGGTGGTCGCGGTCGGAACCACGGTGGTGCGAGCGCTGGAGTCGGCGGCGACCGATGGCATCCTCCGCCCGTTGGACGCCAGGACCGACCTGTTCATCAGGCCCGGCCACCGGTTCCGCGTCGTCGATTTGTTGGTGACCAACTTCCACGTCCCCGGTTCGACCCTTGTGGTCCTGGTTGCGGCCTTCATGGGGGAACGCTGGCGGCAGGCATACCAGGTGGCCCTGGAGAGGGGGTATCGATTCCTGTCCTTCGGCGACGCCATGCTGGCGGAGCGTTCGCCGTGA
- the tgt gene encoding tRNA guanosine(34) transglycosylase Tgt, with protein MSTLRFRVLATDGAARRGVLETAHGSVETPAFMPVGTRATVRAVDSADLETVGAEMVLANTYHLVLRPGDSVIESLGGIHRFMAWDKPILTDSGGYQIFSLDPRLDEEGVTFRSAYDGSALRLTPEDAVVVQERIGADVAMVLDHLVGLPSPREVVVDAMERTLRWSERALAVHRRTDQALFGIVQGGVDVDLRAESALRTSDLGFEGFGIGGLSVGESPEQRDSALEAVAGVLPADRPRYVMGLGDTAGVLDAVARGYDMFDCVWPTRLARHGKVFTSSGDFSVRLAGLAGDERPLDPECECLTCLRYSRAYLRHLAVTGELSVHRLLTIHNLQYTLGLMARAREAITAGRFVEFREQTLQRRTPPA; from the coding sequence GTGAGCACCCTTCGCTTTCGGGTCTTGGCCACGGATGGGGCCGCCCGGCGCGGCGTCCTGGAGACGGCGCACGGATCGGTGGAGACTCCCGCCTTCATGCCGGTCGGCACCCGGGCCACGGTGCGAGCGGTCGACTCGGCGGATCTGGAGACGGTCGGTGCCGAGATGGTCCTGGCGAACACCTATCACCTGGTGCTCCGCCCCGGTGATTCGGTGATCGAGTCGTTGGGAGGCATTCATCGATTCATGGCCTGGGACAAGCCGATCCTCACCGATTCGGGTGGATATCAGATCTTCTCGTTGGACCCGCGCCTCGACGAAGAGGGAGTCACATTCCGGTCGGCGTACGACGGCTCGGCACTTCGCCTGACACCCGAGGATGCCGTGGTCGTCCAGGAGCGAATCGGCGCCGATGTGGCGATGGTCCTCGACCACCTGGTCGGTCTTCCGTCTCCTCGGGAGGTGGTCGTCGATGCCATGGAGCGCACTCTGCGGTGGTCGGAGCGGGCGCTGGCGGTGCATCGGCGGACCGACCAGGCCCTCTTCGGGATCGTCCAGGGCGGTGTCGATGTCGACCTGAGGGCGGAGAGCGCCCTGCGGACTTCCGACCTCGGGTTCGAGGGGTTCGGGATCGGCGGGCTTTCGGTGGGTGAGTCACCCGAACAGCGCGACTCCGCCCTCGAGGCGGTCGCCGGGGTCCTGCCGGCGGACCGTCCCAGGTACGTCATGGGCCTGGGGGACACCGCCGGGGTGTTGGATGCTGTGGCTCGCGGATACGACATGTTCGACTGCGTGTGGCCGACCCGGCTGGCGCGCCACGGCAAGGTGTTCACCTCGAGCGGAGACTTCTCGGTGCGACTGGCAGGCCTCGCCGGCGACGAGCGCCCGCTGGATCCGGAGTGCGAGTGCCTCACCTGCCTTCGGTACTCCCGTGCCTACCTGCGCCACCTGGCGGTCACCGGCGAGCTGTCCGTGCACCGGCTCCTCACCATCCACAACCTGCAGTACACGCTTGGCCTCATGGCCAGGGCCAGGGAGGCGATCACCGCGGGGAGGTTTGTCGAGTTCCGGGAGCAGACGTTGCAGCGACGAACGCCCCCCGCCTGA
- the yajC gene encoding preprotein translocase subunit YajC — translation MIQILAQTAEDAAAEGSAWQVLILYAVIIGGLFYFLMIRPQRTRMRRHQELVSSMAVGDEVTTIGGIFGRIEFLDDESAVLLVEGGGRLRVLRRALAGKVTR, via the coding sequence ATGATCCAAATCCTCGCCCAGACCGCCGAGGACGCCGCCGCCGAAGGTTCGGCGTGGCAGGTGCTGATCCTCTACGCCGTGATCATCGGCGGGCTGTTCTACTTCCTGATGATCCGCCCTCAGCGGACGCGGATGCGCCGTCACCAGGAGCTCGTGTCGTCGATGGCGGTCGGTGACGAGGTCACGACCATCGGCGGGATCTTCGGCAGGATCGAGTTCCTCGACGACGAGAGTGCCGTGCTGCTGGTGGAGGGTGGCGGGCGACTGCGTGTGCTGCGCCGCGCCCTTGCCGGAAAGGTGACCCGGTAA
- the secD gene encoding protein translocase subunit SecD → MTRRSALITLGMTLAVVYGGMALTQLGGVRPLLGLDLQGGFSVVLEAEEGTDPEVLDQAVEIMRRRIEALGGVQEPEIAVVGDSTVEVQLPGVTDRDRALEAVGTTGSLEFRPVRQVSPIPGVSPVFFGATPTPEPEPDTTTTTVPSVGGTTSTTAGEGTASTTTTTTVPEGSTTTEPSTTTTTLDPTEGIVLPAGVTWCDEVEQAGCVDRESGLTVDPDPTLDAFLTTGPAGGDIIYHTAPARILGSDLEGAQAQFSGGTSGSGNVVGSWVVVLDFTAEGGDKFAEVTRELANYAIGDPRRQFAIVLDGEVQSAPQVSPEVDPNTGITGGSAIITLGSSADQEEEARSLSVVLRYGALPAAFEISTVQSVSATLGSDSLRAGLIAGFGGLALVAMAMILYYRALGLVNVIGLTVFGSLMLMVFSLLGEWQGVTLTLAGVAGVIVAVGITSDSYVVYFERIKEEVHRGRSLRSAIDHAFSRSIRTILTADTVSFTGAVLLFFLAVGSVKGFALALLIATVCDVLVAVFFTRPAVALVAMSRLGDGGRFSVRGATGLPPEGTS, encoded by the coding sequence ATGACGCGTCGGTCGGCCCTGATCACCCTGGGGATGACGCTTGCCGTCGTCTATGGGGGCATGGCGCTCACCCAGTTGGGTGGCGTCAGGCCCCTGCTCGGCCTCGATCTCCAGGGCGGGTTCTCGGTGGTGCTCGAGGCCGAGGAAGGAACCGATCCCGAGGTCCTCGATCAGGCAGTCGAGATCATGCGCCGGCGCATCGAGGCCCTGGGCGGCGTGCAGGAGCCGGAGATCGCCGTGGTCGGCGACTCCACCGTCGAGGTGCAGCTGCCCGGCGTCACCGACCGGGATCGGGCACTCGAGGCCGTGGGAACCACGGGATCGCTCGAGTTCAGGCCGGTGCGTCAGGTGAGCCCCATCCCTGGGGTGAGCCCGGTGTTCTTCGGAGCCACCCCGACCCCAGAGCCGGAACCCGACACCACCACGACCACGGTTCCCTCGGTGGGCGGCACAACCTCGACCACGGCCGGCGAGGGCACGGCCTCGACCACCACCACGACCACCGTGCCGGAGGGGTCCACGACCACGGAGCCATCGACCACCACCACGACGCTCGATCCGACCGAGGGCATCGTGCTGCCCGCCGGGGTCACCTGGTGCGACGAGGTCGAACAGGCCGGATGCGTCGATCGGGAGTCGGGCCTGACCGTCGACCCCGATCCCACCCTGGACGCCTTCCTCACCACGGGCCCCGCCGGTGGGGACATCATCTATCACACCGCTCCCGCCCGGATCCTCGGCTCCGACCTCGAGGGTGCCCAGGCGCAGTTCTCCGGAGGCACATCAGGGAGCGGCAACGTCGTCGGCTCCTGGGTCGTGGTGCTCGACTTCACGGCCGAGGGCGGCGACAAGTTCGCCGAGGTGACCAGGGAGCTGGCCAACTACGCCATCGGCGATCCCAGGCGCCAGTTCGCCATCGTCCTCGACGGAGAGGTGCAGTCGGCGCCCCAGGTGTCACCCGAGGTGGATCCCAACACCGGGATCACCGGAGGCAGCGCCATCATCACCCTCGGCTCCTCGGCCGATCAGGAGGAGGAGGCGCGCAGCCTCTCCGTCGTCCTCCGCTACGGAGCGCTGCCAGCGGCCTTCGAGATCTCCACGGTTCAATCGGTCTCGGCGACGCTGGGGTCGGATTCGCTGCGCGCCGGCCTGATCGCCGGATTCGGCGGCCTGGCGCTCGTCGCCATGGCCATGATCCTGTACTACCGGGCTCTCGGGCTGGTGAACGTCATCGGCCTCACCGTGTTCGGCAGCCTGATGTTGATGGTCTTCTCCCTGCTCGGGGAGTGGCAGGGGGTCACCCTCACCCTTGCCGGAGTGGCCGGCGTGATCGTCGCCGTCGGCATCACATCCGACTCCTACGTCGTCTACTTCGAGCGGATTAAGGAGGAGGTCCACCGCGGTCGCTCGCTGCGATCCGCCATCGATCACGCCTTCTCGCGGTCGATTCGGACCATCCTCACCGCCGACACAGTGTCGTTCACCGGCGCCGTGCTGCTGTTCTTCCTGGCGGTCGGATCGGTGAAGGGCTTCGCCCTGGCCCTGCTGATCGCGACCGTATGCGACGTCCTGGTGGCGGTGTTCTTCACCCGTCCCGCAGTTGCGCTGGTGGCGATGTCGCGCCTCGGCGACGGCGGTCGCTTCTCCGTCCGCGGCGCAACCGGTCTGCCCCCGGAGGGCACCTCATGA